The Salvia miltiorrhiza cultivar Shanhuang (shh) chromosome 1, IMPLAD_Smil_shh, whole genome shotgun sequence genome has a window encoding:
- the LOC131007604 gene encoding zinc finger BED domain-containing protein RICESLEEPER 2-like, with amino-acid sequence MTKKRKRTSKVWDDFKEITDVKGNVKAECIHCKTRLSVNKTGCTTHLARHSAKCTAKQIHSTKGQQNISITMSMAQKEAVSSVTNFKYDHSKIRDVLSHMIIVHELPFRFPEYELFNLLMKSATPLYNKISRATTKKDCWASYELEKKRLMNELKSVSRVSVTTDLWTSDQNISYMVVTGHYVDSNWNLQKRTLNFCDIPPPHTGVVISDVLQRCFREWGIEEKVWTITVDNASNNDVAIRILKENLLFRHTLPLGGQIFHVRCCAHILNLLVKDGLSSIQDVISKVRESVKYVAASEAHVIMFGEIAKQLELSSKKLVLDCVTRWNATYFMLSCALEFKVFPRYQQRDPSYTTLPSEEEWEKVRIVCSFLEDFHEITVLISCSEYPTANLFLVKLVHIKSLLTYESLDKDSAAVLDPRNKMKYIEWCADNCYSGVEGIELKVTVFETLRNLYAEYVEAYRVSTSTTNIVRNASDAQTGSSSNVSGVSSVKSVGL; translated from the exons AtgacaaagaaaagaaaacgcACATCCAAAGTGTGGGATGACTTCAAAGAGATCACTGATGTGAAAGGAAATGTGAAAGCCGAATGCATTCACTGCAAGACACGGCTATCAGTCAACAAGACTGGTTGTACAACTCACTTGGCTAGACATAGTGCCAAATGCACTGCTAAACAAATTCACAGCACGAAAGGCCAACAAAATATCAGCATCACAATGTCTATGGCTCAGAAGGAAGCGGTGAGCTCTGTCACTAATTTTAAGTATGACCACTCAAAGATCAGAGATGTACTTTCACACATGATTATTGTGCATGAGCTCCCATTTCGATTTCCTGAATAtgagttatttaatttgttGATGAAGAGCGCCACTCCCCTATATAATAAGATTAGTCGTGCAACAACAAAGAAGGATTGTTGGGCCTCTTATGAGTTGGAGAAGAAGAGATTGATGAACGAATTGAAAAGTGTTAGTAGAGTAAGTGTGACTACAGACCTTTGGACATCGgatcaaaatatttcatatatGGTTGTCACAGGTCACTATGTGGATTCAAATTGGAATTTACAAAAGCGCACTTTGAACTTTTGTGATATTCCACCACCACATACGGGAGTCGTGATAAGTGATGTGCTGCAAAGATGCTTTCGAGAGTGGGGTATTGAGGAAAAAGTTTGGACAATCACTGTGGATAATGCTTCCAACAATGATGTAGCTATTCGGATATTGAAAGAAAATCTCTTGTTCAGACACACTTTACCTCTTGGTGGTCAAATATTTCACGTGAGATGTTGTGCGCACATTCTTAATCTTTTGGTCAAAGATGGATTATCTTCTATTCAGGATGTGATCTCCAAAGTGCGTGAAAGTGTGAAGTATGTGGCAGCATCAGAGGCACATGTGATCATGTTCGGTGAAATTGCAAAGCAGTTGGAATTATCTTCGAAGAAGCTTGTCTTGGATTGTGTAACAAGATGGAATGCAACATATTTTATGTTGTCATGTGCTTTGGAGTTCAAAGTTTTTCCAAGATATCAACAAAGGGATCCTTCATATACTACATTGCCGAGTGAGGAGGAATGGGAGAAAGTGCGCATTGTTTGTTCTTTCCTTGAAGATTTTCATGAGATCACTGTACTCATCTCAT GTTCTGAGTACCCGACAGCCAATCTTTTCTTGGTCAAACTTGTTCACATAAAGTCACTATTGACTTATGAGAGTTTAGATAAAGATTCAG CGGCTGTTTTAGATCCTAGAAATAAAATGAAGTATATTGAGTGGTGTGCTGACAATTGCTATTCTGGAGTGGAAGGGATTGAACTTAAAGTAACAGTTTTTGAGACATTGCGAAACTTGTATGCTGAATATGTAGAGGCTTATAGAGTTAGTACTAGTACTACTAATATTGTGAGAAATGCTAGTGATGCTCAAACAGGAAGTTCTAGCAATGTTAGTGGTGTTAGTAGTGTGAAATCTG TCGGACTTTGA
- the LOC131007610 gene encoding uncharacterized protein LOC131007610 — MASSGITSLLLPGERIAQPRFKILINPNEDSACYIKQGTPLAELIVRSKLIIWDETHMLHKFCFEALDKSMRDIMRFSNPLSFELPFGGKSIVFGGDFHQILPVIPKGGIQDVVNATINSSYLWRNCTVLQLTKIQNRSSNTESDELKDFSEWIASIGDGANYGDNDDYASIDLPDDILIKSSEDPIRDIVSSTYPFDANNIHDHSFLFQRTSNTCSYFRCSRTHKLIHGVSKLFRGEKYLI, encoded by the coding sequence ATGGCTTCAAGTGGCATCACATCTCTTTTGTTACCGGGTGAAAGAATTGCCCAGCCTAGATTTAAGATTCTTATAAATCCAAATGAAGATTCCGCCTGTTACATCAAGCAAGGAACTCCACTCGCCGAACTTATTGTAAGATCTAAACTTATTATTTGGGATGAAACTCATATGTTGCACAAGTTTTGCTTTGAAGCTTTAGATAAGAGCATGCGTGACATAATGCGTTTTTCAAATCCATTGAGTTTTGAATTGCCTTTTGGGGGTAAGAGTATTGTATTTGGTGGAGATTTTCATCAAATATTACCCGTTATTCCTAAAGGCGGCATACAAGATGTTGTGAATGCCACTATTAATTCCTCGTATTTATGGCGTAATTGCACAGTGCTACAATTGACCAAGATTCAAAATAGATCTTCCAATACAGAGTCTGATGAGTTGAAGGATTTTTCAGAGTGGATTGCAAGTATTGGAGATGGAGCAAATTACGGTGATAACGATGATTATGCATCTATCGATCTCCCTGATgatatattgattaaatcatCTGAAGATCCAATAAGAGACATCGTTTCAAGCACTTATCCGTTCGATGCCAACAACATCCATgatcattcattcttatttcaAAGAACGAGCAATACTTGCTCCTACTTTAGATGTAGTAGAACTCATAAATTAATACATGGTGTCTCTAAACTCTTCAGGGGAGAGAAATATCTCATTTAG